The DNA segment ATTTTTCGTCGCGAGCTGCAAAATAAAAATTGGCTTGTTTCTTTTCCAACTCATTCTTAGGATTGAATTGTTTTTCTGGATACTGGTTTCCTCCCGGTTCCTGATAATAAAGCAAGCCCATTTCATCGGCATAATCCAAGACATTGGTTTGACCAATGGTTCTATGAAAATTAAGCATGTTCAAACCAAGTGCTTTGGCATCGGTAATTTGTTTTTTGGCCAGTTCATCGCTTGGCGCAATTCCGTTTACAGGCCAGAAGCCCCAGGAGATTGCTGTCCTTACCACTATGCGTTTGTTGTTCAGATAAAACTGTTTGTCGCCTTCAATGTCTTTGACTTCGAACCAGCGGAAACCAAACTTTTTCTCCACAACATCCTTTACAACATTATCTTTTTTAATCGTGGTTTTTAGCACATATAAATTAGGATTATCCACGTCCCAAAGCTTGGCATTATCGACTTTAACGGTGAAAGATTGCGAAGCATTATTTCCACGAACTGCTTCAATTGGATAGGCTTTTGACCAAACTGACGCGCCTGTTTTTCTTTCGCTTACTTCCAACAAAACACTTCCTTTAAAAGTTGAATGTGCATTGTTGGTTAACGAAACTTCCGCATCAACTTCATTCAAGGCTGGTTTATTTTTAATAAAAACATCGTTTACAAAAACAGTTTCGGTTGCCACAAGGCTCACTTTCCCGGTAATTCCTCCGAAACCGTGGGTTGGATTCGTGCGATAATCACCCCACATATAATTGGAACTGTCTCTCCAATCAAAATTTCCGTTTGGATCCGTAATCCGAACCGCTATCGAATTGGGTTTTCCGACGGTTACAAAATTGGTAATATCGACATCAAAAGGAGTTCCGTTTATCAAATCGTAACCTGCCAATTTTTTGTTTACAAATACTTCGGCGCGGAAACGAACGCTTTCAAAATGTAAAACAATTCGCTTGCCTTTCATTGCTGCCGGCACATCCACTTGGGTCGTAAACCACGAAATGCCCAAATAATTTCCCGAAACTCCAAAAGGGTTTTTGTTCAACCCCCAATGAAATTCTTCGACCGTTGCCGGAAGTTGCACCGTTTTTTTTTCTCCTTTTTCCAATGCTTGCCAACCGCCAGAAGGCAAATTAACTGGTAATTTTTTAAGGTCAACTGGAGGAGTGAACAAAACGTCATTTTGCCATTGAGCTGCTGGATCCAACCAAAGTTGCCAGTTATTCTTGGATATGTCTTGCACAATACGTTGCTGGGCAAATGAAATTGTGGTGGTTAAAACTGTAAATAAAAAAACGAATAGTGGTTTTAGATTTTTTGGGTACATTTTAGATTTATTAACTGATTTTATTTAGAAGTGATTATTTTTACCAAATTTAGGGCATTTGCCATGCCAAATGAGGGGACATTTCTCTTTTTTTATAGGTCAAATCGCCAATGCCGTGCTATTCTTGATTTCTCCCATCACGAAAACGCTGTGCGTGTTGCCAATATTTTCGATGGTGGATAATTTATTCATCACAAAATCCTGATAACTGGACATGTCTTCGACCAAAATTTTGAGCATAAAATCATAATCGCCGGCAATATTGTAGCATTCGATAATTTCTGGAAGTGCCACGATATCTTTCACAAAATTGCTTCCCACATTTTTTGCGTGTTCTTTGAGTCGGACATTGCAAAAAACCGTCATCCCAAGATTGAGTTTTTTCTTGTCCAACAAAGCCACGTATTTCATGATATATCCGTCTCGTTCCAGTCTTTTGATTCGCTCATAAACGGGTGTAACGGTCAGGAATAATTTGCTGGCCAGCTCTTTTGTGTTGATATTCGAGTTCTCCTGTAGCTGTTTTAATATCTGCAAATCGATGTGGTCTAAGTTTTCCATAGTTTTTTTTACTGTCAGGATTCAATTAAAAAGTTTTACTCATTACAAATTACTGCAAAAATAACCAAACACAAATCATTTTACTGAAAAAATAAACTTACTTAAGTTTAAAAACCCAATACAATACATTTGTGCAGTAAAAAATACTATAAAAAAATGAAAACAAATAATTTGGGCTACCCTAGAATTGGCAGCAACAGAGAACTGAAAAAAGCCAGCGAATTATACTGGGCTGGAAAAATCACTGCAGATGAATTGTTGGAAGTTGGACAAAACATCCGTGCAACAAACTGGCAATTACAAGCCAAAGCAGGAATCGATTTAATTCCTTCCAACGATTTTTCTTTCTACGACCAGGTGTTGGATTTAACGCTTACTTTGGGAGCAATTCCGAAACGTTATAACGAAATTGCAAAAACAAACTCCACTTTGGATTTGTATTTTGCCATGGCAAGAGGTTCGCAAAAAGAAGGACAAGACGTAGTGGCAATGGAAATGACCAAATGGTTTGACACCAACTACCACTATATCGTTCCTGAATTTACCCAAAACCAAAAATTCGAATTGTTTTCGACCAAAATAATTAACGAATTTGTGGAGTCCAAAAAATTAGGAATCACTACCAAGCCTGTACTTATAGGGCCTGTATCTTATCTTTTATTGGGTAAAGAAAAAGAAGAAGGTTTTCATAGAATTAATCTTATTGAAAAATTATTGCCTGTTTACTTTGAAATTCTGAACGCCTTACAAAACGAAGGAGCGGAATACATTCAATTGGACGAGCCGTTTTTAGCATTGAACTTAACCGACAAAGAACGTCTTGCCATTACTTTCGTTTACAATGAAATCAACAAAAATTTCCCTTCTCTAAAAATAATTTTGGCTAATTATTTTGACTGTTTTGGAGAGAATCTGGAGACTGTCTTGGCTTTGCCTGTTCATACTTTGCACTTGGATTTGGTGCGTTGTTCTTCTCAATTGGATGACATTTTGGAGTCGGGAAAGTTGGCTACCAACGTAAATCTTTCCCTAGGAGTTGTGGACGGAAGAAACATCTGGAAAAATGACTTCAAAAAATCTTTGGCATTAATCGAAAAAGCAACCAACGCAATTGGAAAAGATCGGGTTTTGATTGCTCCGTCTTGTTCTTTAATTCACTCTCCGTGCGATTTGGATTTAGAAACTAATGAAGCCACATTGACACCCGAAATCAAACAATGGTTGGCTTTTGCCAAACAAAAAATTGAAGAAATCGTATTGCTTCAGAATTTCGCTTTAGACGAAGTAAGTTTGGTCGATTCGGTTTCTTTTCAAGAAAACACTATAGCCAACGAGAACCGTAAAACCTCAAAGTTAATTCATAATGACGAAGTTAAAAATCGTGTGGCGAGCATTACAAAAGGCGACGATGAAAGAGAAAATCCATTTGCAGTTCGAAGAAAAAAACAAATTGAAGCCTTGAATCTTCCAT comes from the Flavobacterium limnophilum genome and includes:
- a CDS encoding Lrp/AsnC family transcriptional regulator, producing MENLDHIDLQILKQLQENSNINTKELASKLFLTVTPVYERIKRLERDGYIMKYVALLDKKKLNLGMTVFCNVRLKEHAKNVGSNFVKDIVALPEIIECYNIAGDYDFMLKILVEDMSSYQDFVMNKLSTIENIGNTHSVFVMGEIKNSTALAI
- the metE gene encoding 5-methyltetrahydropteroyltriglutamate--homocysteine S-methyltransferase, producing MKTNNLGYPRIGSNRELKKASELYWAGKITADELLEVGQNIRATNWQLQAKAGIDLIPSNDFSFYDQVLDLTLTLGAIPKRYNEIAKTNSTLDLYFAMARGSQKEGQDVVAMEMTKWFDTNYHYIVPEFTQNQKFELFSTKIINEFVESKKLGITTKPVLIGPVSYLLLGKEKEEGFHRINLIEKLLPVYFEILNALQNEGAEYIQLDEPFLALNLTDKERLAITFVYNEINKNFPSLKIILANYFDCFGENLETVLALPVHTLHLDLVRCSSQLDDILESGKLATNVNLSLGVVDGRNIWKNDFKKSLALIEKATNAIGKDRVLIAPSCSLIHSPCDLDLETNEATLTPEIKQWLAFAKQKIEEIVLLQNFALDEVSLVDSVSFQENTIANENRKTSKLIHNDEVKNRVASITKGDDERENPFAVRRKKQIEALNLPLFPTTTIGSFPQTTEVRSWRAKFKKGELSQAEYDDLLQKETEETIRFQEETGIDVLVHGEFERNDMVEYFGEQLDGFTFTKNGWVQSYGSRCVKPPVIYGDVSRPNPMTVKWAEFAQSLTPKWVKGMLTGPVTILQWSFVRNDQPRSETCTQIALAIRDEVVDLEKAGIKIIQIDEPAIREGLPLRKEEWANYLDWAIKAFRISASGVKDDTQIHTHMCYSEFNDIIQNIADMDADVITIECSRSQMELLDIFADFKYPNEIGPGVYDIHSPRVPSRNEMVHLLEKASAVVPVDQLWVNPDCGLKTRHWDETKKALIEMVAAAKEMRIAVENSATA